One segment of Pseudodesulfovibrio sp. 5S69 DNA contains the following:
- the hslV gene encoding ATP-dependent protease subunit HslV — MELRGTTIVAVKDENGTAVAGDGQVTLGQSVAMKHTARKVRRIYKDKVTIGFAGATADAFTLSERFETKLETYSGNLLRAAVELAKDWRTDKYLRKLEAMLLAADGEHILIISGTGDVIEPDDGVAAIGSGGSYALAAARALQQNTDLKAETIARKAMEIAADICVFTNNHITVETQAK; from the coding sequence ATGGAACTCAGAGGAACGACCATCGTAGCGGTCAAAGACGAAAACGGCACGGCCGTGGCCGGAGACGGCCAGGTGACCCTGGGCCAGAGCGTGGCCATGAAACACACGGCCCGCAAGGTCCGGCGAATCTACAAGGATAAGGTGACCATCGGTTTTGCCGGTGCCACGGCCGACGCCTTCACCCTGTCCGAGCGGTTCGAGACCAAGCTCGAAACCTATTCGGGCAACCTGCTCCGGGCCGCAGTGGAACTGGCCAAGGACTGGCGCACGGACAAGTACCTGCGCAAGCTTGAGGCCATGCTGCTCGCCGCAGACGGCGAACACATCCTGATCATTTCGGGCACCGGCGACGTCATCGAACCCGACGACGGCGTGGCCGCCATCGGCTCGGGCGGCTCCTACGCCCTGGCCGCGGCCCGCGCCCTGCAACAGAATACCGATCTCAAGGCCGAAACCATCGCCCGCAAGGCCATGGAAATCGCGGCCGACATCTGCGTCTTCACCAACAACCACATCACCGTCGAGACGCAGGCGAAGTAG
- the hslU gene encoding ATP-dependent protease ATPase subunit HslU: MSNLTPREIVSELDKYIIGQEAAKRMVAIAMRNRWRRQQLDPELRDEIAPKNIILMGPTGVGKTEIARRLARLANCPFFKVEATKFTEVGYVGRDVESMIRDLMEIGVNMVRKEETEKVRIKAEKNAEERLLDLLLPGKKPQNSGPMGFFQGGQNGEVEKIEPPKDDGTREKFRQMFRSGQLDEREVEMEVTVQSGASVEIMAIPGMEEMGSNLQNAFSNMFPGKRKARKMKIKDAYQALIDEEADKLIDPDAVNELARERVEQQGILFIDEMDKIASRHDQAGGADVSREGVQRDLLPIVEGSVVNTKYGMVKTDHILFIAAGAFHFAKPSDLIPELQGRFPLREELSSLHKEEFYQILTEPKNALTVQYKALLETEGVAIDYTREALEEISATAEKINEETENIGARRLYTIMEKILANLSFEAPDKSGNKVVIDRDYVLAQLDEVIENRDLSRYIL; the protein is encoded by the coding sequence ATGAGCAATCTGACACCGCGTGAAATCGTATCGGAACTGGACAAATACATCATCGGCCAGGAAGCGGCCAAGCGGATGGTGGCCATCGCCATGCGCAACCGTTGGCGCAGGCAGCAGCTCGACCCGGAGCTGCGCGACGAGATAGCGCCCAAGAACATCATCCTGATGGGCCCCACGGGCGTGGGCAAGACCGAGATAGCGCGCAGGCTGGCCCGGCTGGCCAACTGCCCGTTCTTCAAGGTGGAGGCCACCAAGTTCACCGAGGTGGGCTACGTGGGCCGCGACGTGGAGTCCATGATCCGCGACCTGATGGAGATCGGCGTGAACATGGTCCGCAAGGAAGAGACCGAGAAGGTTCGCATCAAGGCGGAGAAGAACGCCGAAGAGCGGTTGCTGGACCTGCTGCTGCCGGGCAAGAAGCCGCAGAACAGCGGCCCCATGGGCTTTTTCCAGGGCGGCCAGAACGGCGAGGTGGAGAAGATCGAGCCGCCCAAGGACGACGGCACCCGCGAGAAGTTCCGCCAGATGTTCCGCTCGGGCCAGCTGGACGAGCGCGAGGTGGAGATGGAGGTCACGGTCCAGAGCGGGGCGAGCGTGGAGATCATGGCCATACCCGGCATGGAGGAGATGGGTTCCAACCTGCAGAACGCCTTTTCCAACATGTTTCCGGGCAAGCGCAAGGCCCGCAAGATGAAGATCAAGGACGCCTACCAGGCGCTCATCGACGAAGAGGCCGACAAGCTCATCGACCCGGACGCGGTCAACGAACTGGCCCGGGAGCGCGTGGAGCAGCAGGGTATCCTGTTCATCGACGAGATGGACAAGATCGCCTCGCGCCACGACCAGGCAGGCGGGGCCGACGTGTCCCGCGAGGGCGTGCAGCGCGACCTGCTGCCCATCGTGGAGGGCAGCGTGGTCAACACCAAATACGGCATGGTCAAGACCGACCACATCCTGTTCATCGCGGCGGGCGCGTTCCATTTCGCCAAGCCGTCGGATCTCATTCCTGAGTTGCAGGGCCGCTTTCCTCTGCGCGAGGAGCTTTCCTCCCTGCACAAGGAGGAGTTCTACCAGATCCTGACCGAGCCGAAAAACGCCCTGACCGTGCAGTACAAGGCCCTGCTCGAGACCGAGGGAGTGGCCATCGACTACACCAGGGAAGCGCTGGAGGAGATTTCGGCCACGGCCGAAAAGATCAACGAGGAGACCGAGAACATCGGCGCGCGCAGGCTCTACACCATCATGGAGAAGATCCTGGCCAACCTCTCGTTCGAGGCCCCGGACAAGTCCGGCAACAAGGTCGTCATCGACCGCGACTACGTTTTGGCCCAGCTCGACGAGGTCATCGAGAACCGGGACCTGTCCCGCTACATTCTGTAG
- a CDS encoding macro domain-containing protein, which yields MQKTWSAGPGRLSVREGDITRLDVDAIVNAANSRLAGGGGVDGAIHRAAGANRLQAACREIIREIGSLAPGEAVITPGFDLHASHIIHTVGPIWHGGNDNEPGLLGNAYRNSLRLAHEHDLRTVAFPAISCGAYGYPVEDAARIALSALKQGLEEELAREAVMVLHGETAFHTWSRIAEDIL from the coding sequence ATGCAGAAAACATGGAGCGCAGGCCCCGGACGGCTGTCCGTCCGCGAAGGCGACATCACCCGGCTCGACGTGGACGCCATCGTCAACGCGGCCAACTCCCGGCTGGCCGGGGGCGGCGGCGTGGACGGAGCCATCCACCGCGCGGCGGGCGCCAACCGGCTCCAGGCGGCCTGCCGGGAGATCATCCGGGAAATCGGCTCCCTGGCCCCCGGCGAGGCGGTCATCACCCCCGGCTTCGACCTGCACGCATCCCACATCATCCACACCGTCGGCCCCATCTGGCACGGCGGCAACGACAACGAGCCCGGACTCCTCGGCAACGCCTACCGGAACAGCCTGCGGCTCGCCCACGAACACGACTTACGCACCGTGGCCTTCCCGGCCATTTCCTGCGGCGCCTACGGCTACCCGGTCGAGGACGCGGCGCGCATCGCGCTTTCGGCCCTCAAACAGGGACTCGAAGAGGAACTGGCCCGCGAGGCGGTCATGGTCCTGCACGGCGAGACGGCCTTTCACACCTGGTCGCGCATCGCCGAAGACATCCTGTAA
- a CDS encoding hybrid sensor histidine kinase/response regulator codes for MSKSETILLVDDQPENITIMIEALHSLYTLLAATDGATALERVAGEPRPDLVLLDVMMPGMTGHEVCSQIKSNPATRDIPVIFVTSLDAPDDEARGLRIGASDYITKPISPPVVQARVRAHLDLKRAREQLQSQNTALEERVRERTAEVIQAQRERVESLKHFADAMAHQIRNPVMSIGGIAGLLLRKTPEGSPLATYAEAVREDSLRLESLVGVISEYVSLSAGPFENVQVNGLMEAALNKARGFARASGADFAVESGLQPALVKVDARIVVTAFAEIIVNAMEFSGERSVNLTIRGGVGLFGDELAEAGLTGTVGQRYGLRISDDGPGIDKDVLPYVTDPFYTTKAQGAGMGLTKVKRVVCDEHGGTLLIQSPAVSPENRDRPGTSVTFDLPLA; via the coding sequence ATGAGCAAGTCCGAGACCATACTGCTCGTGGACGACCAGCCCGAGAACATCACCATCATGATCGAGGCGCTGCATTCCCTGTATACCCTGTTGGCGGCTACCGACGGGGCCACGGCGCTTGAGCGCGTGGCGGGCGAGCCCCGGCCGGATTTGGTCCTGCTGGACGTGATGATGCCGGGTATGACCGGCCACGAGGTCTGCAGCCAGATCAAGAGCAACCCGGCCACGCGCGACATTCCGGTCATCTTCGTGACCTCCCTGGACGCCCCGGACGACGAGGCCAGAGGGCTGCGCATCGGGGCCTCGGACTACATCACCAAGCCCATCAGCCCGCCCGTGGTCCAGGCCAGGGTTCGGGCGCATCTCGACCTCAAGCGGGCCAGGGAGCAGTTGCAGAGCCAGAACACGGCCCTGGAGGAGCGGGTCAGAGAACGAACGGCCGAGGTCATCCAGGCGCAACGGGAGCGGGTCGAGAGCCTCAAGCACTTTGCCGACGCCATGGCCCACCAGATCCGCAACCCGGTCATGTCCATCGGCGGCATCGCCGGGCTGCTGCTGCGCAAGACGCCGGAAGGCAGCCCGCTGGCGACCTACGCCGAGGCCGTGCGCGAGGACAGCCTGCGGCTGGAAAGCCTGGTCGGCGTGATCAGTGAATACGTGTCCCTGTCCGCCGGGCCGTTTGAAAATGTCCAGGTCAACGGACTCATGGAGGCGGCGCTGAACAAGGCGCGCGGCTTCGCGCGGGCGTCGGGGGCGGACTTTGCCGTGGAGAGCGGGTTGCAGCCCGCGCTGGTCAAGGTGGACGCGCGCATCGTGGTCACGGCCTTCGCCGAGATCATCGTCAATGCCATGGAATTTTCCGGGGAGCGGAGCGTGAACCTGACCATTCGCGGCGGGGTCGGCCTGTTCGGCGACGAGCTGGCCGAAGCCGGGCTGACCGGGACGGTGGGCCAGCGTTACGGCCTCCGCATCAGCGACGACGGGCCGGGCATCGACAAAGATGTGCTGCCGTACGTGACCGATCCCTTCTATACCACCAAGGCGCAGGGGGCGGGCATGGGGCTGACCAAGGTCAAGCGGGTCGTCTGCGACGAGCACGGCGGGACCCTGCTCATCCAGTCGCCCGCCGTGTCCCCTGAAAACCGGGATCGGCCGGGAACTTCCGTCACCTTCGACCTGCCCCTGGCCTAG
- a CDS encoding 4-oxalocrotonate tautomerase family protein — MPFVNIRITNEGATAEQKQRLIQGVTDLLADVLGKNPATTFVIIDEVDTDNWGIGGESVSELRKR, encoded by the coding sequence ATGCCGTTCGTCAACATCCGCATCACCAACGAGGGCGCGACCGCCGAGCAGAAACAACGGCTCATACAGGGCGTGACCGACCTGCTGGCCGACGTGCTCGGCAAGAATCCCGCGACGACCTTCGTGATCATCGACGAAGTGGACACCGACAACTGGGGCATCGGGGGCGAGTCCGTCAGCGAACTGCGAAAACGGTGA
- the speB gene encoding agmatinase, with protein MQRIPVIGVPLDHNSSYLRGPARGPFALVEALHCGSANLWTETGFDLEPVLDHRGTLDLGGPDAAFGVIEEAAAKIGASSRPIFLGGDHSVTYPLVRGLKRAVGDFAILHFDAHPDCYHEFEGNPHSHACPFARIMEEGLCSRLVSVGIRTAHGHQREQREKFGIQWLEMRDRAHWPALSFDLPVYVSVDLDALDPAFAPGVSHLEPGGMSTRGLLDVLQAVDAPIIGADIVELNPDRDLNGVTAMAGAKILREIAGMMLSA; from the coding sequence ATGCAGCGCATTCCCGTCATCGGCGTGCCTCTGGACCACAACTCGTCCTATCTGCGCGGCCCGGCCAGGGGGCCCTTCGCCCTGGTCGAGGCGCTGCACTGCGGCTCGGCCAACCTGTGGACCGAGACCGGTTTCGACCTGGAGCCGGTCCTGGACCACCGGGGGACGCTCGACCTGGGCGGGCCGGACGCGGCCTTCGGCGTCATCGAGGAGGCCGCGGCAAAGATCGGCGCTTCGTCCCGGCCCATCTTCCTGGGCGGCGACCACTCGGTGACCTATCCGCTGGTCCGGGGGCTGAAGCGGGCCGTGGGCGACTTCGCCATCCTGCACTTCGACGCCCACCCGGACTGCTATCACGAGTTCGAGGGCAACCCGCACTCCCATGCCTGTCCGTTCGCGCGGATCATGGAGGAGGGATTGTGCTCCCGGCTGGTCTCGGTGGGCATCCGCACGGCCCACGGGCACCAGCGGGAACAGCGGGAGAAGTTCGGCATCCAGTGGCTGGAGATGCGGGACCGGGCGCACTGGCCCGCGCTCTCCTTCGACCTGCCGGTCTATGTCAGCGTGGACCTGGACGCCCTGGACCCGGCCTTCGCGCCGGGGGTCTCGCACCTTGAACCGGGCGGCATGAGTACGCGCGGGCTGCTGGACGTCCTCCAGGCCGTGGACGCGCCGATCATCGGCGCGGACATCGTGGAGCTGAATCCGGACCGGGACCTGAACGGGGTCACGGCCATGGCCGGCGCGAAGATATTGCGGGAAATCGCCGGAATGATGCTCTCGGCCTGA
- a CDS encoding sensor histidine kinase — MFTRRNRGRHGYPLLGLLALAVLCAVALPLINALVIYPAYTKIMVGTFEDAARRLAVLTIPPSIKHTRLGPAVLDTPRFLADVYRLETDFGLLRVRVISPKGKILYSTDTAEIDSFESGPIFKDMVSKGRRYARLGVMRSEPVRGKTEAIDTVETFVPLMRGSDFLGAFELVFDVTGPKRELERFNLYATVGSFVISFALLGVVLLLIRQEAAKEHSRLQADKLREDVEQITRHDIKTPLLGVLNGITFLENFTALDTEQKELLDDMRHAANTGMDLISRSLDLYKMETGAYEYAPADVNILSVCRRVADDLSDLARQRSVAVEVSFGDGPLQRDAALPLSVEENLFYAVLANLVKNGIEASGADDTVSMRVTADGEFSVAVHNPAPVPEAVRAHFFDKYATAGKRTGTGLGTYSARLMVEVMGGRIDMDSSEEGGTTVTVALPL, encoded by the coding sequence GTGTTTACCCGCCGAAACCGCGGCAGGCACGGGTATCCCCTGCTCGGCCTCCTGGCCCTGGCCGTGCTCTGCGCCGTGGCCCTGCCCCTGATCAACGCCCTGGTCATCTATCCCGCCTACACCAAGATCATGGTCGGCACCTTCGAGGATGCGGCGCGGCGGCTGGCCGTCCTGACCATCCCGCCATCCATCAAGCACACCCGGCTCGGCCCGGCGGTCCTGGACACGCCCCGCTTCCTGGCCGACGTCTACCGGTTGGAAACCGACTTCGGCCTGCTCAGGGTCCGGGTGATCTCGCCCAAGGGAAAAATCCTCTACTCCACCGACACGGCGGAGATCGACAGTTTCGAATCCGGGCCGATCTTCAAGGACATGGTCTCCAAGGGCAGGCGCTACGCCCGCCTGGGCGTGATGCGCAGCGAACCCGTCCGGGGCAAGACCGAGGCCATCGACACCGTGGAAACCTTCGTGCCGCTCATGCGCGGCAGCGACTTCCTGGGAGCCTTCGAACTGGTCTTCGACGTGACCGGTCCCAAGCGGGAACTCGAACGGTTCAACCTCTACGCCACTGTGGGCTCCTTCGTCATCAGCTTCGCCCTGCTGGGCGTGGTCCTGCTTCTGATCCGCCAGGAGGCGGCCAAAGAACACTCGCGGCTCCAGGCCGACAAGCTGCGCGAGGACGTGGAGCAGATCACCCGCCACGACATCAAGACCCCGCTCCTGGGGGTGCTGAACGGCATCACCTTCCTGGAGAACTTCACCGCCCTGGACACGGAACAAAAGGAACTGCTCGACGACATGCGCCACGCCGCGAACACCGGCATGGACCTGATCAGCCGGTCCCTGGACCTCTACAAGATGGAGACCGGGGCCTACGAATACGCCCCGGCGGACGTGAACATCCTGTCCGTGTGCCGGAGGGTGGCGGACGACCTGTCCGATCTGGCCCGCCAGAGGAGCGTGGCCGTGGAGGTCTCGTTCGGCGACGGGCCGCTGCAACGCGATGCCGCCCTGCCCCTGTCCGTCGAGGAAAACCTGTTCTACGCGGTGTTGGCCAACCTGGTCAAAAACGGCATCGAGGCGTCCGGGGCCGACGACACGGTCTCCATGCGCGTGACGGCCGACGGCGAGTTCTCCGTGGCCGTGCACAACCCCGCCCCGGTACCCGAGGCAGTGCGCGCCCATTTCTTCGACAAGTACGCCACCGCCGGGAAGCGCACCGGTACAGGGCTCGGCACCTATTCGGCCCGGCTCATGGTCGAGGTCATGGGCGGCCGCATCGATATGGATTCGTCCGAGGAGGGCGGCACCACCGTAACCGTGGCCCTGCCCCTTTGA
- a CDS encoding mechanosensitive ion channel domain-containing protein, with the protein MLQRTMLLAMVLCLSCHLAGPSAAFGASPATPAALAAMTGASGKGGKAPEMVIPPDATPSQLNEILASMSDEQVRRLLLQELRKAAVPPVGDEGPKGVAGAIVHARQFVQKVRERFAYLFSGAAQAPRLLPEAFRKSVTGAGVHPPGELGLGLLAVTLLWFVARWFVARRLAGLRRRIEDVSPGASLPVKAGRLLVRAFFDVLAVACVTLITLIPYLFIFNEPDKGRPVIFVWLAAMLIVEVVRLAARFVLAPAMGAIRFLPLSDGAARYLYKWIVRVAWVAAAGILASSLVGMTQGSELVFLLIVSATGFIVAAMVSLLALWNKRPVAEAIRRAVPPGSLRFQLAGAWHVGVIVYALGFWFFWVAAMLVFGNHAMLTGIYTLLLVPAYLLVDWGCQRLVGFAAGLADTPLDDLGGETVVEGVPNISRFQHFLSVGFRVLVLAGAAFLLLRIWGINLAIGEATVGAGIDILLTLVLAYIFWVFISNYIERRLKAKDEPAEEHGEGDGGGGPGGDRFSTLLQLVKKFIFAALSVITVLIILSSLGVDIGPLIAGASVFGIAIGFGAQTLVKDIISGIFFLMDDAFRVGDYIIVGSAMGTVEEISVRSFKLRHHLGPLYTIPFGSIKEVQNMTRDWAVMKLQYLVPFDTDIHEIKKIIKKINKEIRAVPELNEFMLSDIKSQGVKAMEQYGMRMRVKFMTKPGGQFTLRKLVLAKMRKYFAEAGIEFAKPRVSVHIPERERLTPEEEAQVAAAASQIVAEEQSGKKKKH; encoded by the coding sequence ATGTTGCAACGAACCATGCTTCTGGCCATGGTCCTGTGTCTGTCCTGCCACCTGGCCGGACCTTCGGCCGCTTTCGGCGCGTCCCCGGCCACCCCGGCCGCCCTGGCCGCCATGACGGGCGCTTCCGGCAAAGGCGGCAAGGCTCCGGAAATGGTCATCCCGCCCGACGCCACCCCGAGCCAACTGAACGAAATCCTGGCCTCGATGAGCGACGAGCAGGTCCGCCGCCTGCTCCTCCAGGAGCTGCGCAAGGCCGCGGTTCCCCCGGTCGGGGACGAGGGGCCCAAAGGCGTGGCCGGGGCCATCGTCCATGCCCGGCAGTTCGTTCAGAAGGTCCGGGAACGGTTCGCCTATCTTTTTTCCGGCGCGGCCCAGGCCCCGAGGCTGTTGCCCGAGGCCTTCCGCAAGTCCGTGACCGGTGCGGGCGTGCATCCCCCCGGAGAACTCGGCCTGGGTCTGCTCGCGGTCACGCTCCTGTGGTTTGTGGCCCGCTGGTTCGTGGCCCGGCGCCTGGCCGGGCTGCGCAGGCGCATCGAGGACGTCTCCCCCGGCGCGTCCCTGCCGGTCAAGGCGGGGCGGCTCCTGGTCCGGGCGTTCTTCGATGTGCTCGCCGTGGCCTGCGTCACCCTGATCACCCTGATCCCCTATCTGTTCATCTTCAACGAGCCCGACAAAGGCCGCCCGGTCATCTTCGTCTGGCTGGCCGCCATGCTCATCGTGGAGGTGGTCCGGCTGGCCGCGCGCTTCGTTCTGGCCCCGGCCATGGGGGCCATCCGCTTCCTGCCGCTTTCGGACGGCGCGGCCCGCTACCTGTACAAATGGATCGTGCGCGTGGCCTGGGTGGCGGCCGCGGGTATCCTGGCCAGCTCCCTGGTGGGTATGACCCAAGGCAGCGAGCTGGTCTTCCTGCTCATCGTGTCCGCGACCGGCTTCATCGTGGCGGCCATGGTCAGCCTGCTGGCCCTGTGGAACAAGCGGCCGGTGGCCGAGGCCATCCGCCGGGCCGTGCCGCCCGGCAGCCTGCGCTTCCAACTGGCCGGGGCGTGGCACGTGGGCGTCATCGTCTACGCCCTGGGCTTCTGGTTCTTCTGGGTGGCCGCCATGCTGGTTTTCGGCAACCACGCCATGCTCACCGGTATCTATACCCTGCTCCTGGTCCCGGCCTACCTGCTGGTGGACTGGGGCTGCCAGCGGCTGGTCGGTTTCGCCGCCGGGCTGGCGGACACGCCCCTGGATGACTTGGGCGGGGAGACCGTGGTCGAGGGCGTGCCCAACATCAGCCGGTTCCAGCATTTCCTGTCCGTGGGCTTCCGGGTCCTGGTCCTGGCCGGGGCCGCGTTCCTGCTGCTGAGGATATGGGGCATCAACCTGGCCATCGGCGAGGCCACGGTCGGCGCGGGTATCGACATCCTGCTGACTTTGGTCCTGGCCTACATCTTTTGGGTGTTCATCTCGAACTATATCGAGCGGCGGCTCAAGGCCAAGGACGAGCCCGCCGAGGAGCACGGCGAGGGCGACGGCGGGGGCGGGCCCGGCGGCGACCGCTTCTCGACCCTGCTCCAGTTGGTCAAGAAATTCATCTTCGCGGCCCTGTCCGTGATCACCGTGCTGATCATCCTCTCGTCGCTGGGCGTGGACATAGGCCCGCTCATCGCGGGCGCGTCGGTCTTCGGCATCGCCATCGGCTTCGGCGCCCAGACCCTGGTCAAGGACATCATCTCGGGCATCTTCTTCCTCATGGACGACGCCTTCCGGGTGGGCGACTACATCATCGTGGGCAGCGCCATGGGCACGGTGGAGGAGATCTCGGTGCGCTCCTTCAAGCTCAGGCACCATCTGGGCCCGCTGTACACCATTCCGTTCGGGTCCATCAAAGAGGTCCAGAACATGACCCGCGACTGGGCGGTCATGAAGCTGCAATACCTGGTGCCGTTCGACACGGACATCCACGAGATCAAGAAGATCATCAAGAAGATCAACAAGGAAATCCGGGCGGTTCCCGAACTCAACGAGTTCATGCTGTCCGACATCAAGAGTCAGGGCGTCAAGGCCATGGAGCAGTACGGCATGCGCATGCGGGTCAAGTTCATGACCAAACCCGGCGGCCAGTTCACCCTGCGCAAGCTGGTCCTGGCCAAGATGCGCAAGTACTTCGCGGAGGCGGGCATCGAGTTCGCCAAGCCGCGCGTGTCCGTGCACATCCCCGAGCGGGAGCGCCTGACACCCGAGGAAGAGGCCCAGGTGGCGGCAGCCGCCTCCCAGATCGTGGCCGAGGAACAGTCGGGAAAGAAGAAGAAACACTAG
- a CDS encoding acetate--CoA ligase family protein, with product MTLKDNLHAFFYPDAVAVIGASSTPGKVGHTVLTNMLSAGYTGKLLPVNPKGGEIEGLAVTADVADLPRGLDLAVIAVPPRHVVESVRKLGIIGAKSAIVITAGFKEAGKEGHDLEEELKGLCAEYGISLLGPNCLGMINGAAGVNASFAAGQPGRGSIAFFSQSGALCVAILDWALGANIGFSKFVSLGNKAVLDEADMLEYLNRDEDTKVILGYIENVEHGEAFLKEARRTSLNKPVIMIKAGTTAAGAKAASSHTGAIAGSDQSYTAAFHQSGVIRVGDVATLFNLAQAFSSQPLPKGPNLAVVTNAGGPGILAADAADRSKLSMAELSPRTIEKLQEFLPSYAAFYNPVDIVADADAKRYRQTLDVIGEDPMVHAILVLLTPTASVEIEKAAEAVIRTARKWAKPVFACFMGKTKVAGARKMLMDAGVPCYAFPEPAVHSIETMYQYYLWKHRPEPVYAEITRDMDAVRKVIDEHLRRRQAEVVEFEAQQILRAYGLPTPRTKLARTSDEAVAAAGEIGYPVVLKIASPNISHKTDVGGVAVNLVNEREVMETFKEITARAQRMRRDAYIAGCLVQEMAPPGVREVIIGFKRDEQFGPMLMFGLGGVYVEIMKDISFKLAPLSRQDAFEIVREIKSYMLLKGLKGEKPVNFAALEEIIMVMSRLALDLPEVLEAEFNPILVNNERAMVADVRMTLSV from the coding sequence TTGACCCTCAAGGACAATCTGCACGCCTTTTTCTACCCCGACGCCGTGGCCGTCATCGGAGCGTCCTCCACCCCCGGCAAGGTGGGGCACACCGTTCTGACCAACATGCTCTCGGCCGGATACACCGGCAAGCTCCTGCCCGTGAACCCCAAGGGCGGCGAGATCGAGGGACTGGCCGTGACCGCCGACGTCGCCGACCTGCCGCGCGGCCTGGACCTGGCCGTCATCGCGGTGCCGCCCCGGCACGTGGTGGAGTCCGTGCGCAAGCTCGGGATAATCGGGGCCAAGTCGGCCATCGTCATCACCGCCGGTTTCAAGGAAGCGGGCAAGGAGGGGCACGACCTCGAAGAGGAGCTCAAGGGGCTGTGCGCCGAATACGGCATCAGCCTGCTCGGGCCCAACTGCCTGGGCATGATCAACGGTGCGGCCGGGGTCAACGCCTCGTTCGCCGCGGGCCAGCCCGGCCGGGGCTCCATCGCCTTCTTCTCCCAGTCCGGGGCCCTGTGCGTGGCCATCCTGGACTGGGCGCTCGGTGCGAACATCGGCTTCTCCAAGTTCGTTTCGCTCGGCAACAAGGCGGTCCTGGACGAGGCGGACATGCTCGAATATCTCAACCGGGACGAGGACACCAAGGTCATCCTCGGCTACATCGAGAACGTGGAGCACGGCGAGGCGTTTTTGAAGGAGGCCCGGCGCACCAGCTTGAACAAGCCGGTGATCATGATCAAGGCGGGCACCACGGCGGCCGGGGCCAAGGCGGCCAGCTCGCACACCGGGGCCATCGCCGGGTCGGACCAGAGCTATACCGCCGCCTTTCACCAGTCCGGGGTCATCCGGGTGGGCGATGTGGCCACCCTGTTCAACCTGGCCCAGGCCTTTTCCAGCCAGCCCCTGCCCAAGGGCCCGAACCTGGCCGTGGTCACCAACGCGGGCGGGCCGGGCATCCTGGCCGCCGACGCGGCGGACCGTTCCAAGCTGTCCATGGCCGAGCTCTCCCCCCGGACCATCGAGAAGCTCCAGGAATTTCTTCCCAGCTACGCAGCCTTCTACAACCCGGTGGACATCGTGGCCGACGCGGACGCCAAGCGCTACCGCCAGACCCTGGACGTCATCGGCGAGGACCCCATGGTCCACGCCATCCTGGTCCTGCTCACGCCCACGGCCTCGGTGGAAATCGAGAAGGCCGCCGAGGCGGTCATCCGCACGGCCCGGAAGTGGGCCAAGCCGGTCTTTGCCTGCTTCATGGGCAAGACCAAGGTGGCCGGGGCGCGGAAGATGCTCATGGACGCGGGCGTGCCGTGCTACGCCTTCCCGGAGCCGGCGGTCCACTCCATCGAGACCATGTACCAGTATTATCTGTGGAAGCACCGTCCGGAGCCGGTCTATGCCGAGATTACGCGAGACATGGACGCGGTGCGCAAGGTCATCGACGAACACCTGCGCCGAAGGCAGGCCGAGGTGGTGGAGTTCGAGGCCCAACAAATCCTGCGGGCCTACGGCCTGCCCACCCCCAGGACGAAGCTGGCCCGCACCTCGGACGAGGCCGTGGCCGCGGCCGGGGAGATCGGCTATCCCGTGGTCCTCAAGATCGCCTCGCCGAACATCTCGCACAAGACCGACGTGGGCGGGGTCGCCGTCAACCTGGTCAACGAGCGCGAGGTCATGGAGACCTTCAAGGAGATCACCGCCAGGGCGCAACGCATGCGCCGCGACGCCTACATCGCGGGCTGCCTGGTCCAGGAGATGGCCCCTCCGGGCGTGCGCGAGGTGATCATCGGGTTCAAGCGTGACGAGCAGTTCGGCCCCATGCTCATGTTCGGCCTGGGCGGGGTCTACGTGGAGATCATGAAGGACATCTCCTTCAAGCTTGCGCCCCTTTCCCGTCAGGACGCCTTCGAGATCGTCCGCGAGATCAAATCCTACATGCTGCTCAAGGGGCTCAAGGGCGAAAAGCCCGTGAACTTCGCGGCCCTGGAAGAGATCATCATGGTCATGTCCCGGCTGGCGCTGGACCTGCCCGAGGTCCTGGAGGCCGAGTTCAACCCGATCCTGGTCAACAACGAGCGGGCCATGGTCGCGGACGTGCGCATGACCCTGAGCGTCTAG